CAGGATCTTCTGCAGCGCTGCGTGAGCCGTGTTACACATGTGACTGATGTTTGTGTTCCAGTACAAACTGACGGTGCCTAAGGTGGGCTGCATCTCGGACCTGTGCGCGTCGCTCTCGGCACTGTCGGGCGTCCCGGCTCAGAAGGTAACCGCCGTCGGCATGAAGAAGGTATTTCATCTTCTTCACCTCACTCACTGTGTTTCCTCTCCCGTCCAGATGATCGTCACGGACATATACAACCACCGCTTTCACCGGATCTTCGCCGCCAACGAGAACCTGAGCAGCATCATGGAGCGGGACGACATCTATGTGTGAGTGTCATCACTGAGGTCACTGTGAGGTCAGTGCGTGTTTCTGATATCCGTGTCCGTGTGGAGCAGGTTCGAGCTGGCCGTCGACCGGCAGGAGGACACGGATCACGTGGTGATTCCCGTTCATCTGCGGGAGAAATACAAGCAGTCGGGCTTCAACCACACCAGCACGCCGCTGTTCGGCCAGCCCTTCCTGCTCAGCGTGCCGCGCACCATCAGCGAGGACAAGCTCTACAACCTGCTCCTGCTGCGCCTCTGGTGCGTACGGCCGCCCACAATCACACAAGCCTTGGTCTGACGTGATGTTTGTTTGTCATCATGAGctgcaggctgagagtttgtgTCGTTTCAGTCGCTTCGTGCGGCCGGCCGCTGAGGACGAGGAGTCGGAGGAGACGCTCTCGCCCAAACATCACTCCATCAACGGCAGCGCCACCAATGGTATAATGGAGGAGGGGTCGCCTAGTAAGCATGCTGTTTGACACGTTCTCACTAACGAACCTGCGCCGCCCGCCGTGTGTCGACATGTTTAAGAGGTACTGAAGCCTGGCTCGTCCCACAGGTGAGATGGAGACGGACGAGCCGGACGACGAGTCCAGCCAGGACCAGGAGCTGCCCTCGGAGAACGACAACAGCCAGTCGGAGGACTCGGTGGGCGGCGGGGACAACGAGCTGGAGAACGGCGTCCTGCCGGAGAACTGCAGCAAAGGCCCGACGCTCAACGGCCAGAAGAAGCGCCTCTTCACATTCCAGTTCAACAACATGGGGAAGACTGACGCCAACTTCATCAAGGGAGAGGCGCGGCAGATCCGCTTCGACGAGGACCACACCAGACTCAGCGGTGGGAGccgtgttgttgttgttgtagagAGCGTGTGATTTGACCGTGAGCTGACATGTCTGCCTTGTTCTCCTGCAGATAGATGCTATCTCTCCTTGGACTGGGAGCCAGAAATGAAGAGGAAGCACTTCAATGAATCGGCGGCGGAGGTACGTCATCTCTCATGTTTCCTGTCAGAAGTCATTGGTGTCATGAGACGCTCGTGAATCCTTGACCGTTTCCTCCGCAGGACTTCGAGAAGCACGAGAGTATGGAGTATAAGCCCCAGAAGAAGAGCTTCTACAAGCTGAAGGACTGCATTGAGCTCTTCACCACCAAAGAGAAGCTGGGAGCAGATGACCCGTGGTGAGGCTCAGCTGTTTCTCATCTTAACATCGCTTGAGACACTAATAAACAGAGCAGAGTGAAACGAAGAATACACACtgacaagaagcgacactcaatgtCATGATCCAGTTTCTGCCATTCTGGGGTGAAAGCGAGTGTCAgtcactagtttctatggcaatatcagctgctttgataaaacaaaatgtacattaaagctgaaatccaacaacacagaataaaatactatcactagtgatcatcaaatcctttatacagtttattttacacactttgtgtttaagtcttccacttttttcacaaaacctttgctctctagaaacccagtcagtttgggttaaaattctttaaaaggcttataaacactgaattaataccgacatatgaaattaaattaactccctgaggtctgaaaacgcgccggcacattttgcaggatttttttcacattgcagcaaaacagacttaaaatactccgtcatttcttgtcatagagacataagtaatatatcaattgaaactatagaatgtcttcttttatttgtgtacactcagagtaaaaacacaatgttgtgctctttgtaaaataaagaaaactaacatgatgcgtgatttctcctctccctctgaacgaagtccaatctgatagttctcagaaaatgaactgtaacttagtgaatactaatcacagaaaaattagacttgtgtctaaagaaacgttgaaatgtcaggttttaaatcgtgcaagtcaaatcgaaaacaaaaattctgtgtttatgtaatctgtatgaaaagagagacaTGTCAGAAGtcagtgattcagctcattatccactaatgcggccacgcccacggagccagcgctattcagacgcaaattcagaggcaatacatgcattcatcatctcaatcgtgtatttattgtcttgaaaagtgtttatttggatgttaaagcaatggttagcgatctctagaagacatgccgttagttcctagttccttttcttctttatatgaatttgtggcctaaaggtgtacagagcgccctccggctgcaagtatgaattgaaaaaacagtatccagcactcatagtgatgacaataaatattacttctcagtatagaaaattgacataaatatataagaatccatcaatatttctccaaatgtgcatgcttttaagctaaaagcctatatgaaatgccatagaggtaacataactgttcagacacttatttacatttacatttattcatttggcagacgcttttatccaaagcgacttacaagtgaggaatatcactgtatcacagaaatacattatattttaaagaatataatagaataccattattttaaattgtaataatatttcacagtattgctgtttatgatgagctgagacattattacagaggttttttttcacagcctacctgactgaaaggcctcattaatatgcaagtcatttcaggtcattactatgcaattcttttgtcttctcaggtgtaaatgacccattattcatgatgattcacgcctccacgcatactgtttcttgacaaaaagtgtcttacaaaaactaaatcaatatattgttttatatgaaggagtaggcagcataatttttacataattctgaagcaaaaactctagtctacaacctccaatacccagaagtcttgtgaacacagatttaatatactttttttggccttatttcagtgacttaagttttttgttttttcaataaccacgcataaacattattccttcaaaaacacaaacatgtacatacatgttcctcacatattattgtagcctagtttgtgctgaatacagtgtaatgacacttttgtcatttatatgtttatgaacaactgaaaaaagcacaaatgtcagggcatgtcaaaacttctccaggccccaaatcagcctcagactccagagggttaaggacatgcatcagaaaaattgggaatgttggacaataaatatatgaatataacagcttgattttgcagtgttgtctaatgtccgttaaagcaaaagtgtccaaaagtgtgaattatgggataacggacacagcaatgcatcatgtattataagatcattatgtttgtagcgtgatccattaaaacgtacaatatatttcaattcagatctagatattattactattactccactaggtctgaaatatattgttcgctgcaaacatgatgatcttaaatgtattaattattcatttactattaataaatgtgtaaagtttcataaaatggaaatactcaataaagtaggctaactcagatggatgaatggttggactccacaactggtaaaataaaacatataagacaatacaacatttactgtcggatcatacaatttactggtgacttcatttaaaaactgttctactgcgcttctgatttggcagtgaaattcaccgattttgggtgtgtaagatgtgaaggattcaatggtccagttagtattttcaccccataatggcggccgcgctaccggagcgccatctagtggctgttacccaaacAGTATCAGAGTGTCGGCTCTTGGGTTGTGAGCTCTTTGGTGAAACCTCCAAACACTAAAAGTGAAGGTGCGGTTACCATTACTGCGGTCATTCCAGTATGAATCCACACAACAGGAGTGTCATGTGATCCAGCCGGTCATGTGATTACAGCATGTTggccaacagaaagctgcttggtttgcaTTGAATTCTGTGTGAGCTGAGCTTCATTCAGACTGACTTCTGTAGAACAGATCGCATCACTTCCGGTTAATTAAATAAAGAGCCGTTTTACTCGAGGAATGAGCAAAGATGAGCATAACCAGTGTCCCTTTAGTTTTCTTCTCAACAACATCCAGATATTTACATCCAATAAAACATCgacattaaaaataactagCTAGGTCAGCTGATTACCTTCAAAGTCCATAGATGTCTCTGTCAGTTCGTACTgcgcttaaaggattagttcagttcagaatgaaaatgtcctgataatttactctcctccatgtcatccaagatgttcatgtctttctttcttcagttggaaaagaaattaaggtttttgaggaaaacattccaggatttttctccatatagtggacttcactggggttcaacgggttgaaggtccaaatgtcagtttcagtgcagcttcaaagagctctacatgatcccagacgaggaataagagtcttatctagagaaaccatcggacatttactaaaaaaatactttttaaccacaaatgctcgtcttgcactactctgtgatgctccacgcatgacgtaatcatgttggaaaggcgaaaaactccatctcattttctcctccaactaaccctttttttgtaaaggttgtttgacttagtctttgacgttcactttgtaaacactggatcggtacttccgtgacctttccaaaatgattacgtcatgcgtggagcatcacagagcagttgcaagacgagcatttgtggttaaaaagtatataatgtttattttttttagaaaatgagtgatgctttctctagataagactcttattttaCTATTACACTACTTTAATGGCCGTCTTTATGGGCAATtctcaaaacggccacaagatggAGCCATTTATGAGTGAATCTGATATTACAAAACTGATACCCGATTATAGGAAAATGCTGAAACATCAGGAAAAATATTGGTAAAACTGACGATCTCTAATAAAAGCCTGTGCCACACACGTGTGTCTTCATATGATGACAGATCATGATGTTTCTAACACACGTGACATCTAAAGACCTGATCTGAGCCTCCATGATGCCTCTCTCGTCACGTCttctacctgtgtgtgtgtctgtgtttgtgtgtttcaggtACTGTCCCAACTGCAAGCAGCACCAGCAGGCCACGAAGAAGCTGGACCTGTGGTGTCTGCCGCCGGTGCTGGTGGTCCATCTCAAGCGCTTCTCCTACAGCCGCTACATGAGGGACAAGCTGGACTCGCTGGTGGACTTCCCGCTGCGGTACGTCACGAGCTCGAGCGAGACAGAAGCGTGTGTGTCCGTGTGTAAACACTCTTGCTCTGTTGATCCTCAGGGATCTGGACATGTCGGAGTTCCTCATCAACCCGAACGCGGGGCCCTGCCGCTACGACCTCATCGCTGTGTCCAACCACTACGGAGGCATGGGAGGAGGACACTGTGAGTATCCCGAGCTGATCTGCCTCACCTTCAGGGTGTGACGAGACCGTTAGCTCACGAGAGTGACGACGAGACAGTAATACTCGAGCACTGTCAAAGGTTTAGACACTAACGGgctgatttcagtctcttcacaCCTTACTGTAGATGATTTATGAGCTCCTACAGCTTCTGATATATAGAAATAACAGTTTCTCTTAGTATTCAGAGCAGAAACTGCACTGTTGGTGATTTCAGATACCGCCTACGCCCAGAACAAGGAGGATCACAAGTGGTACAACTTCGACGACAGCAGCGTGTCTCCAACCGGCGAGGAGCAGATCGTGGTGAGAACCTGTCGGTGACAGTGATGGTGTCTCCAGCGCCCTTCAGTGAGTGTCCATATCTCTCTGAATGATGTTCTCTCTGTGTCTGTTCAGTCCAAAGCGGCGTACGTGCTCTTCTACCAGCGGCAGGACACGGTCAAAGGCACGGGCTACTTCGCTCTGGACCGCGAGGCTCCGGACGAGACGGACGCTCCGCGGGACGACGGCGCCGCGGCTCAGagcgaggaggaggaggatctCAACGACAACGAGCAGGAGGAGGAGCTCGGGCCCCACCGCGACGTGTCCATGAACACCAACTGAGGAGGAGACGCGCCCATCCAAAGCCATATCTGCACCTGACGGCGGCACGAATGTACAGACGGGAAGAGCGTGGGATGGCAGCGCCCGTGCTTTAGTTTGGCATGAAGAGTGAGAGTATCTAGAGGACGCTTGTTTGATCCTGTAAATAACACTAAACAGACGTGTCCACCGCTGACGGCTCGTGTGTTTGGTGTGTCGTGAGAGCGAGTCTGACACGTTTTCTTTCACCTCAGCCTTATCATACTCTCAGACCGATGCACACGTCTCCTGTCCGTAACTCATCCGAGCTCGTCACAGACGCGTGTGTCCTGACGGAGCAGCGTTTCCCGCTCTGCCTTTGGTTTAATGAATGTTCTCGCCTTCGACGGCAGGCTTGGGCTCTATGAATACTGTACATAAGAGTTCACTCTGTGAGTGCACATTTGATAaagctatttatttatatggaGATGACCTGAACGTGGCTTTGGTGGAGGACTGGATCATCGGACGTCCTGCATGATACGGGGATGTGGTGTAGCTGCACTCGAGTTCACTGGTTTACATTTGAAATGtgcatgtgtatttatatacagACTCCAATAAACTGATAAAGTCTTGAGTCGTGTTGCTCTTTCTTGATCAAGCTCTGTCAGAGGCACTTCCTGTGAACGTGTGTTCATATATAGATCTGCTGCTAATGCAGGGCTTGTAGCAATGTGTTGTCTTCAAAAACagcatataaaaatatatatatatatatatattacttttttacgacttttatctcataattcggACCTTTGGttctcagaattatgatatatgagatgagttatgaagtcagaagtgtgagatataaactcagttcagttctcGTCCAGTTCAGTTGAACAGTAATGAACTAAGCTGTTTTCAGTCCGTCATTAAacaagagaagaagaagaagaatcgaAACTGAAAGTTTGCCTTCATCTTCAGAGAAGACGCCATTTTCAGACTAGCGAAAACCAAAACAGTTTCCATCCTAACTACTGGTGAGTTCAGTAATATCCTTCTCTCATAATAACTTCCATGATGTTGTGGTGTGTGTCTGTATTAGATaatctctgtttttcctgaCGAGCCCGACTGCGTGTTTGATTATGAGAGGCATTTCCGGTTTGGGGAATTTCCGctcaaaaagactgaaacaaaTCATAAATTTGCTCTACAAATAATCCTCATCTGTCAGTTTAACTGAATGAGCTGTAAGATTTCCTTCATGTTTAGACTTTAGGAGAATGATATATAGCGCTGGAAAATCAGATTTATTTCTCTGAATCGGTTGTAGCTTCTGATTGATTCTAGTGAATCGGTTCATCTCAACGGTCCTTCATCTCTGTGCGTAGCTTTGGAAAATCTGATTCGTTCTAGTGAATCGGTTCATTCAGAAGATTCTTAATGAACAGATTGACCGATTCCGAGTCCCTTATGGCATttcagatcttttttttttttttgtagcagaATATTTAGTTCATCATGTCTAATTAAATATTCCAATATTAAGTATTCTAGTTTTATTTATgtactattattatttagtatAAATGTCTAGTTTAGGCCTATACTAAactagctatatatatatatatatatcaggggcgtttcctccgagtaGGCGAGAGAGGCAGTGCCTCttcaaaaaaaaataggataagaaaataatccatattacatataaaacaacacaaatattacaaattatgacattaaaaagagcgcaagtcactcatatttcttaaggaacactgcccaacaTGCTGCCCCACGTGAAGTTACAGCAGGAGTCATGTCTCCCTTTGCTCTCATAGAAAACCATAGAAAATCATCAGACCATCAGATCATCAGGagtgcggtgggttttgtggggggtaattgagaatgaatgggggaaagtcacgtgagaggaggcaatgtctccatcgttctatgattggatgtaattggttatgattggatatgattggtttgtgcgataaatcccgcctctcgtTGACTTGCTCGTTCCGtgcgtcagtttgactgaacaaataattgaaaagtaagtaagACAGATCACCGAGTTAGATATCACTGCTTTATGTCacctcaaaatcaaacttgaaatggactgaaagcatgatgactgcgggggtttttagtgcaatcagcttggtgaaattaaaaatacaattcgtgtgtgtgacagacggtgtttacggagcatgactgatgatccaacaTAGCCTAAGatgaaaaacatcaatacacaaataaaatatattgtttaaatcattattgccttcagttattattttggaatgaatgtagtaatgcttaaaacactaacttgatgagattgacttgagattttgataaatagaacatttattacaatacattgttactgtaaaattacaaaatagaattgtctttggtttctctttttcatttttgatgtaatgtaaagtAGGGTTGTGCCGATGGACGATATCATTTTGACCGACATCACGATGGAGAGACACCATCGTGATGCCACGCCCCCGCCCCGCCCTTTTTATTCCCCTCACGTGCAACCTATTGGAAAGCCCGATGAGTCATTAGTTGGGAAATAAaataaccctttcgcacgtaagtttaaaatattctggctgaccccccagcgtgagtttttcaaggcgaccgttatttagaacgtatcactttattgtttccatggtgatgcgtcaagatggacgacgcgacgccgcttccttccattgtattgaactgaagccaaaatgggccGATGAATGGGCGCCgacacgttacgcaatacgtcagaaaaaaaaaagtttggagcctgggcatgcgcagaaggaatcgtcagtggagccggAGGCGGAGGCGCGATATCAAACTCGTGCCCAGACGcgcgtcatcattcatgtattttaaatagactataaaaattatacacaatttaaaattctacctataaaataataggctattatgtttctagagcaataatatttttgaaacagcaaattcagtagataaactcaatataatatgccactagaaacaactctaaatcgtcagaaacggtcctgccattttaaatcaagttcaactaacgttacaggagatcgattgctataattagagtaagctatcattagttttgtcctgctaattattattttatacccataaaaataattagtaactgccagataacgatcacctgctttttcctgTCATGGATAATGTTAggcgtgttatcttaactaataacatttattaattagcttataacgcccacatttAATGTGACTGAGAAAAGTTCAGTgatacagtttactgctgaacaactcattttgttggtgttaaataacaaagaaatcgaaaattaacagttagttatacatcttcaatctcccctcgaagctccgacagtcctcagacaagctgtcaatcaacttcgaatcacgacgacacgccccgtttttatagcatcaaattgctagctaaattctaaatcatcacaaaaacgaacaattgaatatatatcagcgtgataacaactaccttaaatgaccagaaccatctttcagaaagttttatttgaagcagaatttatttttaagttttcactgaagtctcattcgactgcattgagagggcggggtttatgacctgtactgcatccagcctccagggggcgatcaaagagcccgcagttCGGTTATTTTCCGCGAACCGGTTCTTTCAGAGAGTTCGATTCAATAAACTGGTTGAAAAAAACGGTTCTTTTACGCTCCGACGTAATGACGTCATCCGCGATGACGTCGTCTATCGCGGGCCGGGATGAAAAAAacttaacacattcaaatatataaagtcagtaatcataacatcagtcaactaaaacattataatctgaagcgtttcttacaatttagttttgcatctaaagcatccaaacacatgacatatacaggcagtgatgtgcaaacaaagttttacagttataaagtaaataaattagtcttcatcagagcagaaaccatgatcctcttacat
Above is a genomic segment from Megalobrama amblycephala isolate DHTTF-2021 linkage group LG14, ASM1881202v1, whole genome shotgun sequence containing:
- the LOC125246008 gene encoding ubiquitin carboxyl-terminal hydrolase 15-like isoform X4 — translated: MDSSMQQVVEQGMFVKHCKVEVYLTELKLCEDGNMDNMVTRRFSKADTIDTIEREMRKLFSIPDEKETRLWNKYMSNTFEPLNKPDSTIQDAGLYQGQVLVIEQKNEDGSWPRGSSALKSSGASSLSALPKICPSSLTNNHNSSFSGRNLKNSSYGLPSYPPYSSSYEYSDQGRRSEKAGLCGLSNLGNTCFMNSATQCLSNVPPLTEFFLKDKYQEELNEDNPLGMKGEIAKAYAELIKQLWSGKYSYVTPRPFKTQVGPVSRLSSRATSSRTLTSCWPSCSTGLHEDLNRIRKKPYIQLKDADGRPDKVVAEEAWENHIKRNDSIIVDIFHGLFKSTLVCPVCAKISVTFDPFCYLTLPLPMKKERTLEVYLVWLDPLAKPTQYKLTVPKVGCISDLCASLSALSGVPAQKMIVTDIYNHRFHRIFAANENLSSIMERDDIYVFELAVDRQEDTDHVVIPVHLREKYKQSGFNHTSTPLFGQPFLLSVPRTISEDKLYNLLLLRLCRFVRPAAEDEESEETLSPKHHSINGSATNGIMEEGSPSEMETDEPDDESSQDQELPSENDNSQSEDSVGGGDNELENGVLPENCSKGPTLNGQKKRLFTFQFNNMGKTDANFIKGEARQIRFDEDHTRLSDRCYLSLDWEPEMKRKHFNESAAEDFEKHESMEYKPQKKSFYKLKDCIELFTTKEKLGADDPWYCPNCKQHQQATKKLDLWCLPPVLVVHLKRFSYSRYMRDKLDSLVDFPLRDLDMSEFLINPNAGPCRYDLIAVSNHYGGMGGGHYTAYAQNKEDHKWYNFDDSSVSPTGEEQIVSKAAYVLFYQRQDTVKGTGYFALDREAPDETDAPRDDGAAAQSEEEEDLNDNEQEEELGPHRDVSMNTN
- the LOC125246008 gene encoding ubiquitin carboxyl-terminal hydrolase 15-like isoform X5, with the translated sequence MFVKHCKVEVYLTELKLCEDGNMDNMVTRRFSKADTIDTIEREMRKLFSIPDEKETRLWNKYMSNTFEPLNKPDSTIQDAGLYQGQVLVIEQKNEDGSWPRGSSALKSSGASSLSALPKICPSSLTNNHNSSFSGRNLKNSSYGLPSYPPYSSSYEYSDQGRRSEKAGLCGLSNLGNTCFMNSATQCLSNVPPLTEFFLKDKYQEELNEDNPLGMKGEIAKAYAELIKQLWSGKYSYVTPRPFKTQVGPVSRLSSRATSSRTLTSCWPSCSTGLHEDLNRIRKKPYIQLKDADGRPDKVVAEEAWENHIKRNDSIIVDIFHGLFKSTLVCPVCAKISVTFDPFCYLTLPLPMKKERTLEVYLVWLDPLAKPTQYKLTVPKVGCISDLCASLSALSGVPAQKMIVTDIYNHRFHRIFAANENLSSIMERDDIYVFELAVDRQEDTDHVVIPVHLREKYKQSGFNHTSTPLFGQPFLLSVPRTISEDKLYNLLLLRLCRFVRPAAEDEESEETLSPKHHSINGSATNGIMEEGSPSEMETDEPDDESSQDQELPSENDNSQSEDSVGGGDNELENGVLPENCSKGPTLNGQKKRLFTFQFNNMGKTDANFIKGEARQIRFDEDHTRLSDRCYLSLDWEPEMKRKHFNESAAEDFEKHESMEYKPQKKSFYKLKDCIELFTTKEKLGADDPWYCPNCKQHQQATKKLDLWCLPPVLVVHLKRFSYSRYMRDKLDSLVDFPLRDLDMSEFLINPNAGPCRYDLIAVSNHYGGMGGGHYTAYAQNKEDHKWYNFDDSSVSPTGEEQIVSKAAYVLFYQRQDTVKGTGYFALDREAPDETDAPRDDGAAAQSEEEEDLNDNEQEEELGPHRDVSMNTN
- the LOC125246008 gene encoding ubiquitin carboxyl-terminal hydrolase 15-like isoform X3 — encoded protein: MAEGGAADVETQRGEIATLLKTPLRRADTWYLVDSHWFKQWKKYVGFDSWDKYQMGEQSVYPGPVDNRGLLRDGDATGIREHLIDELDYILLPADGWSRLVSWYGLTEGQEPIARKVVEQGMFVKHCKVEVYLTELKLCEDGNMDNMVTRRFSKADTIDTIEREMRKLFSIPDEKETRLWNKYMSNTFEPLNKPDSTIQDAGLYQGQVLVIEQKNEDGSWPRGSSALNLKNSSYGLPSYPPYSSSYEYSDQGRRSEKAGLCGLSNLGNTCFMNSATQCLSNVPPLTEFFLKDKYQEELNEDNPLGMKGEIAKAYAELIKQLWSGKYSYVTPRPFKTQVGPVSRLSSRATSSRTLTSCWPSCSTGLHEDLNRIRKKPYIQLKDADGRPDKVVAEEAWENHIKRNDSIIVDIFHGLFKSTLVCPVCAKISVTFDPFCYLTLPLPMKKERTLEVYLVWLDPLAKPTQYKLTVPKVGCISDLCASLSALSGVPAQKMIVTDIYNHRFHRIFAANENLSSIMERDDIYVFELAVDRQEDTDHVVIPVHLREKYKQSGFNHTSTPLFGQPFLLSVPRTISEDKLYNLLLLRLCRFVRPAAEDEESEETLSPKHHSINGSATNGIMEEGSPSEMETDEPDDESSQDQELPSENDNSQSEDSVGGGDNELENGVLPENCSKGPTLNGQKKRLFTFQFNNMGKTDANFIKGEARQIRFDEDHTRLSDRCYLSLDWEPEMKRKHFNESAAEDFEKHESMEYKPQKKSFYKLKDCIELFTTKEKLGADDPWYCPNCKQHQQATKKLDLWCLPPVLVVHLKRFSYSRYMRDKLDSLVDFPLRDLDMSEFLINPNAGPCRYDLIAVSNHYGGMGGGHYTAYAQNKEDHKWYNFDDSSVSPTGEEQIVSKAAYVLFYQRQDTVKGTGYFALDREAPDETDAPRDDGAAAQSEEEEDLNDNEQEEELGPHRDVSMNTN
- the LOC125246008 gene encoding ubiquitin carboxyl-terminal hydrolase 15-like isoform X1, encoding MAEGGAADVETQRGEIATLLKTPLRRADTWYLVDSHWFKQWKKYVGFDSWDKYQMGEQSVYPGPVDNRGLLRDGDATGIREHLIDELDYILLPADGWSRLVSWYGLTEGQEPIARKVVEQGMFVKHCKVEVYLTELKLCEDGNMDNMVTRRFSKADTIDTIEREMRKLFSIPDEKETRLWNKYMSNTFEPLNKPDSTIQDAGLYQGQVLVIEQKNEDGSWPRGSSALKSSGASSLSALPKICPSSLTNNHNSSFSGRNLKNSSYGLPSYPPYSSSYEYSDQGRRSEKAGLCGLSNLGNTCFMNSATQCLSNVPPLTEFFLKDKYQEELNEDNPLGMKGEIAKAYAELIKQLWSGKYSYVTPRPFKTQVGPVSRLSSRATSSRTLTSCWPSCSTGLHEDLNRIRKKPYIQLKDADGRPDKVVAEEAWENHIKRNDSIIVDIFHGLFKSTLVCPVCAKISVTFDPFCYLTLPLPMKKERTLEVYLVWLDPLAKPTQYKLTVPKVGCISDLCASLSALSGVPAQKMIVTDIYNHRFHRIFAANENLSSIMERDDIYVFELAVDRQEDTDHVVIPVHLREKYKQSGFNHTSTPLFGQPFLLSVPRTISEDKLYNLLLLRLCRFVRPAAEDEESEETLSPKHHSINGSATNGIMEEGSPSEMETDEPDDESSQDQELPSENDNSQSEDSVGGGDNELENGVLPENCSKGPTLNGQKKRLFTFQFNNMGKTDANFIKGEARQIRFDEDHTRLSDRCYLSLDWEPEMKRKHFNESAAEDFEKHESMEYKPQKKSFYKLKDCIELFTTKEKLGADDPWYCPNCKQHQQATKKLDLWCLPPVLVVHLKRFSYSRYMRDKLDSLVDFPLRDLDMSEFLINPNAGPCRYDLIAVSNHYGGMGGGHYTAYAQNKEDHKWYNFDDSSVSPTGEEQIVSKAAYVLFYQRQDTVKGTGYFALDREAPDETDAPRDDGAAAQSEEEEDLNDNEQEEELGPHRDVSMNTN